Proteins co-encoded in one Rhopalosiphum maidis isolate BTI-1 chromosome 2, ASM367621v3, whole genome shotgun sequence genomic window:
- the LOC113551716 gene encoding homeobox protein abdominal-A homolog, giving the protein MSAYDWHSQQQQQQQFAVTDTHLPEVKGAGKRSRQTYSKYQTAVLETVFQTSRYIVRNKRQQMSAELSLTERQIKIWFQNRRMKEKKCHKEAPRIVVDGHMPRLQSESCPAVGYPEDYNSAVELADDLQDDDVFANGYHSTVSKLQPANSGSGYAVYGGYDLLTPDPYDQRMTKQQCWPAHTVDFHQDLYDDHDSSHFQRLPTTHHHYPLNSQVQDYGPPQLQAAHGY; this is encoded by the exons ATGTCCGCGTACGACTGGCATTCgcaacaacagcagcagcagcagttcGCCGTCACCGATACTCATCTACCCGAAGTCAAAG GTGCTGGTAAAAGGTCTAGGCAAACGTATTCCAAATACCAAACGGCCGTGCTGGAGACGGTGTTCCAAACCTCCAGGTATATCGTGCGGAACAAGAGGCAGCAGATGTCGGCTGAGCTGAGCCTTACCGAGCGACAGATAAAGATATGGTTCCAGAACAGGCGGATGAAAGAGAAGAAATGCCACAAGGAAGCACCGCGGATCGTCGTAGATGGACATATGCCTCGGCTTCAGAGTGAGAGCTGTCCAGCGGTCGGCTATCCTGAAGACTATAACAGCGCTGTCGAGCTCGCCGACGACCTGCAGGACGACGACGTTTTCGCTAATGGTTATCACTCTACAGTGTCCAAACTCCAACCGGCTAACAGTGGTAGTGGTTATGCCGTTTACGGTGGATACGATTTGCTGACACCCGACCCGTACGACCAACGAATGACAAAACAACAGTGTTGGCCTGCTCATACCGTTGACTTCCATCAAGACTTATACGACGAt cATGATTCAAGCCATTTTCAAAGACTGCCGACGACTCACCACCACTATCCGTTGAATTcgcaa GTACAAGACTACGGTCCGCCACAGCTGCAGGCTGCACATGGTTATTGA